The region tttgagcatttcgacactgaaccacgtcacgtgcgggtacagaggttccgtgacgccggacagatggtaggggaggacgtgcgaacgtttgcgtcgcggcttcagcgcttagcgcgcgatacgttaagcatggaggaggaaggagaccagctaaagaagaaatacgcggaggatatacttaaagaggaaatgaccgctttgttcgtggctggtctgcaagaccccgtgcgccggttcgtgctctcgcgcaagccgagcaatttcgaccaagccgtggaggccgcattggatgaggaacgaaatgaggcgttaacgacagccgcagcgagagtacgcgtcatagagagagcggtgctcaaccctgaggttgctctcttgacagagcggttagatcgcttagaacagctgctatctcagcagttggaacgccaggttgaagcgcgcgctcaacagcgcccattcgctggaaaccggagactgccacaaagctacaggcgcggtatgcgagattttgaagaaatcgtatgcttcgcttgccagggtcgcggacacatcgccaggttctgccaaaacgtgcgccgtggggagccacaaagagaagcaggcgagacacgccctaagcaagcctacagcggggctccagattccgagacaaaaaactagatagtcctcgccagcctgaggagcgtggggagggagcagtggatgatgaggtggtggtagtttgtgtggccgacgaggcatgccctgttgtgcgttgcaagttaaatggttgttgcatggaattgttgatagatacggggtcaatggtgacattgcttaaggagagcagttttaacacgcttcgaaggaagggggaccgcgaggtgttggaagcgtctggtggtatggcaaccaaatttgtaggcataacgggggatcctcttggcataagtggactctaccggttacacttatctctcggcggaattgcattggagcacccctgctacgtatgcccggacacggtgtctctgccaaacggagtgtcaggtatattagggcaggattttttgagaaaagggaaggtagtagtctcattctctgaggaagaggttaatgcgggcggctcaaaggttccgtttttgaacaggagaggggctgagattcgcattaccgatattaaCACCCgccaaacagtgggatcattggagaaggtatattcgcgggttgccgtcaggctggtcgatgaggcggtcgtccttccttggtcggagcacattttgtacgcgtttgtgccttcagatgtagagagcggcgccgtgggagtgcttgagccggtcgactctctcggtaatggcctgaaggcagccgcgtgcctcgtgacagttaatgacgcccacagagtgcccctacgggtggttaactatagccagcagccactgagccttcccaagaacaaaacattggctttcttcacctctgcgatagagaaacgtgagcccaccgatacggtactcgcaactgtagagcatgctagtccttcggctgctccaaaggtgtcgttcgatttttctcacgtaaaatccagggagagggaggctctggctggtttgctgaacgactactcggaggtattcgccgcgtccaacctggatttgggctgctgtggcgttataaagcacaggatagaaaccggcacttcatcgcccgtttaccagcgtgcgtacaggattccttactcccaacgtgaggagatggagcggcaggtgcaggacctgattgatcgcggcattgtcgaacactcaaagtcaccctggggagcaccagcactattggtggaaaagccagatggctcgtatcgattggtagtggactaccgcaaactaaatgccgtaactcgcatcgatccataccccatccccaatatacagagacgctttctcagctgggctctgccaggtacttcacggtagtggacatggcggcgggattctggcagattgcaatggatccggcagatgccgagaaaacggcattcaacacgccctcagggcactatgaatggaaaagaatgccgatgggtctggccaacagccctgctgtctggcagagaaccgctgatgttatcctggcaggtcttctggggaggctgtgcttcgtgtatatgggtgacataatcatatacagtgacagttttgagaaccatttgcgcgatattgagcacgttttggtgcgactaagaggagcgggtctcaagctgaagccctctaagtgccaattcctcaaaaacgaggtgaaatacctcgggcacgttgtttcagctgacggcgtgcgaccggaccctgagaaactaaggtgtgtctcggattttccatccccgactagcgtccgccaggtacggcagtttctcggcctgatcggttactaccgaaggcacatagaggagttcgccaagctcgctaagccgctcaccgccttaacagccaaaaatatcGCCTTTCGCTGgtacgaaaacgcggaggatgcttttggggccctgaaaaggaagctaatgagtgcaccgctgttgcgccacccggattttaatttgcccttcgttatggccacagatgcgtcaaagttcgcagttggtgagcggcttagcgagcaaTTTCCTCCAGCCCAGAGTGCGCTACATGGGCAACATTCTGACTCCAGAGGGACTGTGCCTGGACCCCAGCAGAGTCGAGGACATCGTGCAAGTTCCGCCACCACAAAACCGTAAGGAACTGCAAGTTTTCCTCGGCATGATCAATTTCGTGGCGCGGTTTGTCCCTAACATATTCACGTTGTCAGCGCCGCTTCGCGAGTTGTTGAAAAAGGATAGCAGCTTTCGTCAGCTTCGAGCGACCCTCACAAAGGCGCGAGTCCTTGCCTATTTTAACCAATGAAAACCATTGACCTTGTCAGTAGACGCCAGTCAGCATGGAGTAGGAGCCGTTCGTCTACAGTACGGGCAGCCAGTTGCCTACTCATCCCGTTCGCTAACGGAAGCACAGCAGCGCTACGCGCAGATCGAGAAGGAAATATTGGCAATGGTTCATGGTTGCACAAAATTTGAAGGTTATATCTTCGGGCAGTCAAAGGTTACCATCGAGTCGGATCACGGGCCTCTGGAATCTATATTCAAAAATCCACTTTGTGGATGCCAGCTACGATTGCAGCGCATGAGGCTTGTTATGCAAAGATTCGCAATCAAGGTTACGTTCAAACCAGGAAAGGAGTTGCTTCAAGCTGATGCGCTTTCTCACTTCCCGAGTGCTACggagttaactggagagacagAAAAATTTTAAGTCAGCGTTATTTCTGCGCATCCTGTGTAAGATCAGCAGCTCAAGAGTATTCGGCACGAAACTAACAATGACGCTAGTATGGCTGAACTGCGCCGTTACTCGAGCACAGAATGGTCGGAGACGAAGAACGATGTGCCGCATGCCCTGCGTCCATACTGGTGTTACCGCAACGAGCTGGACGTTAAGGCCTGCTACCCGGAACCAACCAAATAGTCATTCCTCCTGCCAAGCGACCGGAATTTTGCGCttgctacacgccgcacatggAGGCGAGGAAAAAATGAAGATGAGAGCCAGAGAAGTAATGTTCTGGCCTGGCATGAACGCAGACATCTCCGCTATAGCTAAGTCATGTGCAGAGTGCGAAAAGTACAAGCGCAGGAACACCAGACTGCCTATGCTGAGCCACGGGATACCAGGCCTGCCATGGCAAGTAGTAGGGCTTGATATTTTCCACCACGATGACCAGTCCTACCTAATTCTCGTGGATTActactcgtttttttttcgacGTTCAAAAGCTGCGTCAGACAACAGCGAGAGCGGTAAACAATGCGTGCGTGCTCGTCTTCGCGACTCACGGAATCCCTGCAAAGCTGTGTAGTGATAACGGCCCACCTTTCAACAACGCGTGCTCCTACTCTTTTGCTGCGCAGCTCGAAATTGCCCGCGTAACTTCAAGCCCGTACTCTCCTCGAGGTAACAGCATGGCGGAGCGTACAGTGCAGGAGTTGAAAAAACTGCTAACGAAGTGTCCTTTCGCAACCCTGGAATTTTACAGCGCCCTGCTGGAGTGGCGAAACATGCCAAGGGACGAGCAACTGAAGTCGCCCATTCAAAGGTTGATGGGCCGCAAAACAAGGACGCAGTTGCCGGTTCTCCCCCAGCACTTGCCGGTTCTCCCCCAGCCGCAGACTGTGCCACCACAATCCGTTCGCAATCGCCTCTACGAATTCAGAGAAAAGCAGCGGATCTTCTGCTACCGGGCGGCCAAGCGTCTACCACATCTCCGCACCGGGTCTCCAGTACCAGTGTGCGACACCATACGCAGAACCTGGTCGCCAGCTGTGCCTGTAGACCCTGCAGGCACACCTCGGTCATACACCCTACTTACAGACAGCGGGCAAGAGCTGCGGCACACCAGGGAGCATCTCAGTTCCAAAGAAATGCAACCTATGTCGGACCCTGAAGGGACAGTTTCTGCGGAGTCGGTATCCCAGCCTGACCACATGGCGGAGCTACAACCTGAGGCCATCCTTCGTAGAAGTGACCGTCTGCGTAGACCGCCACAACGTTACCCCCTGCCAGAGAGACGACAGCATTAGGTCCCTGACATGTGAATTAGTAagctttttcccctttttttctcttcgaAAAGAAGGAAGATGTAAGCATGCGCACTGTCATGTTAACACGTGCCCTTACAGTACGAAGTGCGCATGCTCATGCTTGTACCTGTCCTTATATAAGCAGCCCCTTGTCCGATAATAAACACACTTTGTTCCCTGCCTGCCGACCTTTCGTTTGGAAACTGGGCTTGGAAATGATTTAGCAGGATGAAAAATATAGTCAAGTCTGCATGAATGCACGGGCATCTCTATTACTTGTTTCCACATACTGTGTGTCCTAACTGATGTAGAATACACTGAAATAACTGGCAATGAAACAATTGTTTCCCTGTCTGCTTTTAATTTTCTACAATCGTTTTGTTTCGCGCACTTAATAATTATAACAAACATGCCACAAAGAGGGCTGACGGAAAAATCTTAAGAGTTTGACGAGCCCTCGACCCCAGATTTATTGGCAGCTACAAGCACATTTTAACAACAGGGTAAAAGTGTATACATATTATGTGACGACGTCACTGTATAACATAAAAAAGCCACAAAATTAGTTGTTTTGTGGTGCAGCATATTTAAGTGGTTTGACAGCTCTTAAGCAATCATATGTAATTTATAATTGGTCCGAGGAGTTTTAATATGCCACGGGGGATGATTTCTTGCTATGTATATCACCTAGCCTCCTATTTAGTTGCCTAGGTacccaaataaaaaaatatacggGTACGTCAGTTACAATACGGTGAAGTTGATCAGAACAGCCATCGGTCAGGTCAGGTGGTTGATAAGGGACGTCCGTTATGAAGGTATATTATAAAATAAACGCATAAAGTTACTTAAAGTGCCAGTTCGTGCTTGTTGGTATAACATATTAGAAGAATACGTAGCGCTGTGCAACGGGATAGAGAAAAGGAGCACGGAGGACCGGTGTGCTCCTTTCCTCTGTCCCGTTGTGGTGCGCTATGTCTGCTTCTAGTATTAATAAAGTGACACAGCTAAGAGGGGCGGTAGAATCAGTTTTTACTAAGACCAAAACTTTAATGTTGTTCTGAGAGTCCCTTTAGTCtaattcaatgttttttttttcttggctccaAACTTGGCCACCTTCGCGACTACTTACTGAGTGAAACTAGCACTCACCTCTCCCCTGAGGCATACCGAGATGCTTTCAGTCGCACATCTTGTCGCAGTTTACGGTAAACGTGCCCAGTTTTATTCCATAGACAAAGGACGTAGCTGGGCGTCTTACCTATCTTCCAATCCTGCGTATTCGTCGACGTCGGCGTAGCGAGGCCTGACGGTGTGGGGCGTCGCACTGCAGCTGGGCAGATAGAAGGCCATGGCCCCGCACGAAACCCCCGGATCGCTGTAGCACGCACACACTCACGGGTGTCGCTCAGTGCACCAGTCCATCCACACGTCCAGTGATCACGCACAAGGCCATTTGCGTGTTTTGAAGGAACTGTATACTGCTTGGCAGGGAGTGCCGGAGGGGGGCAGTGAGGTGGTGATGGTGTGACAAAATTACgaacaccacaccacaccacttAGCACGCACGCTCACTGTTTTCAGCGCCCGCCGGTAAGACAGATTTCGTCCCGACACTGGACACTTTGTCTCTTGTTCCTGTGGAGACTGTGCTGGAGCTATCTCTGTACCACGTGCTGGAACACTGAAATATTTCAGCGCGTCTTTCTTTACCTTTCTGTTAGTGCCGTCACAGTGTGACCAGTAGCTACCGgtttgaggttttttttttgttaccaagtATCTATTCTATTGCACGAGCTACGATGAGTGTCAGCGGACACCCACAAGTTCCTTCACAGCGTGTTAAATATATGCAAGCGACAGTAACCCGACGGTAAGCATTTACTGATAGAGCGTCTTTAATAAAGCTTCATCAAACAAGCTCAGCCTACCATCGCAACAGGTGGTTAGGCATGACGCTGTGTTTCACAAGCAACCTCCACCTACCTGCCCGCGACATTagacagaggaatttgcagaaAAAACAGCAGTCGTTGGTAGATGAAGCCTGCTATGGTAATCATTTTACAAAACTTCGGCGAGAAGAAACTCGTGAACTACAGTGATGACTTGCTACGAACAAAGAGTAGTTAGACGGGGCACAATTCTGCATCCTTAAACTTTCGTGCACTGATCTGCGCATTGGTTTCCTGTCTCTGAAGTCTTCCTTACCTCGTCATATATACCGcatatttttattctctacgTTTACACACAACAGCCTTCTTTACCCAAGCCTCAGCGTGAAGAGTGGCCTTTCTGATGTCTCACTGAAATGTTCCGAGCTAGAAATACAAATATCATAGGCAGTCTCTCCTGAGAACGACCGGAGTTCTGGTTTTATAAATCAAATTCGTTCAAAATAAAGTAATCGTGCTCGCATTTTCCCTGCGGGGAAAATGCGGTCATAAGCGTGTTTAACGTGTTGGAAGCTATGGTCATTGTATTTTCATCCATAAAATAGGGCGTTAGGGATTTCGGTGTTTTGTAGTAACCTCTTTCTCTGTTTAACAAACAAGCTATTATTGCAAAATATTGTCAGCAGCGCACGCTGCAATCGGGAAAACTTATAACCCGCTTTTCAATGCGCAAATAAACCAATTTGCATGCAGGCTATAAACTGCTTCGCACTTTGTAATCTTGAATACTCTCAAAGCAAGTTTATCTTGTGACGCGCTAAAGTAGTTTACCAGAGCAAGCATGTATTTGGTTCTACCTCACGAAGAAATTGGTCTTTTAAAGCGCACCCTATTGAGTATACTAGGCGGTCAATAAAACATGTAGCGGAACCTACAAAGAACAGGGAAATATCGAAAAGCGCTGAAGCACGAGTTTTCAGATACCGCTAAAGGAATGCACCTGATCATCTTGAAACCTTAGAAAATTATTTCGCAAGTGCTGCACTATATCGCAGAAGGATACACAACTGCGGTTTCGAAGGCGTGCTCTTTCTCAAGAAAAAGTTAAGTACGAAATGCTGCTGTCATGTAGGGAGAGCTTATAATATTGATGCTGTTTACGATACAAGATTTTAGGGCTTTGCTCCTGCATATACCCGGACATCATCGTAGTTAACGTAAGCTTGTTCAATAAGTTGATGCCAGCAAAATCTACAGCTACAGGCCTTAACTTCACAGAATCTCCCTCTTCCGCCACGGGTTCAAACTAAGAGAATTCCCATTCGCAAAGAAAACAGTATGGCGAAAGAAAAACTACTGAGATAACAGAGTACCCTCGTAGGTCATGAATAGATGCGCATAGCCTAGCTCCTTTAATAGCTCAGGCAGGCAGTCCGCCAATTGGTTTTTGATTTTATGATTTCAGTGTACTCACTATCGCGTCCGAGTCGAAGAGTCGGAGAATGAAGGACACAATGTGGAGTGCATTTCTCCTCTTGATCAGAAACGCAAATTTTGCATCAAAAGGCCATTACGGACCCACTTCTATTCAAGGGAAAGCCCCCACTCTCTGATGAACTATGTGTGCCGAAGGTTGCGGACTTGTTCTTCGTTTTGATTGTATCTACAAATGAATGACTTCACTTGTCCAGCACTTGGTCAGCTTTGGCGACGAACTAAGCAGAAAATTACAAGTTCTTGGAAGCGCAGCTGTGGTGGCTGCCAAAAAATATATTTCAATCTGTGTTACTGGTACCGACTAAGAGACTCACCACTCGAAGCTTGTGTTGTGCAAACTTTTTGGGACTGGTGTCTGCAAGGCAAGAGGATGGCGGCGGAGAACGAAATGTCAACGCCATTCTTTTTGAAGTTGATATTAGGAGTCAGTTCTTAGCACAGCTATGTTGTTCTGCGACCCCAGATTCGTGTTAACGATAGGCTCAAGAATAAATCAGTTGTAGGCCTCCCACATACGTTTAGGCATGTGCGTTTGCTATGAACTAAGGCTTGAAAACACCATGCTCAACAGAAGGGCTGAAAATTTTGCGCCAGCCTGTTTCGTCTGAGCAGGTTTATATTCGAAATTGTGGCATCGGTCGAAAACCAGCGAAGGGAAGATGGCCTTTCAAGAGAAAACCGTATTACACGAAAAATGTTTGCAGTCTGATGTCTTAGACAGTAACTTTCGTCAGGTTACCAAACACCGTGTTCAGATCGAAGACCTCTTTCGTTGCTTTTATGCAAGAAAATAGGGAGAAATTGTTCGAGCAGGACAAGACGAGTACACGTCACCACCTCAAAAAATGTGCGATAAGCGGTGAACGAATTCGGAAAGAAACGCAGCACTATTTGGAGACTAGACTGCTGTTTCAGGAGCACTGACCGGCAAACATTTAATATTTATGTGAATATAGTTAGGAAAATATATTGAGCAGTTAAGTTGTTAATAtagaagagagagagggggtgtgcgtgtgcgtgtgtgcagttCAATAACTCGGGCATATCCGCTCTATGAATTTGACCTTATGcacagcagcgaaaaaaaaaaaatcagcacgcACCTATAGCAACGTGTTCCTGGCCGAAACCCGAAAAATCATTGAGTGTCCGAAAGGGCAACGAACGAAGCGGTGCAGAGAAAAACTCCAGAAGAGAAAATGAGCGACATAGAACATGACAAGTGCTCGCCATGGGGCTAACGTTCCTTGTTACAGTATTATTTGCATCTCGTTCTGAATTACGCTGAACGCAAAGCTTTATTGTGCTAACTGTATTTACATTGAAAGCTCCTGGCTGCTTTGTAAAGGCTAATTAAAGTTCATCCAGCGAGATTTTAAATGAAAAGCATTGTTTCACTGGGATTTGCTAGCGTCAATATTCTGGTTGAATCGCAAAAAAGGCTGCCTGGCGACTATGCAGTCAACTTCAGAGATTGGTGCATTTTAACGGCCATTGATCTCCTCCCTATGAATTTTCTGAACAGAAGAGGAAGCGTCCTGAATTATATCAGAGCAATTGACGATTATTAAAGGCTGGACAAAATGTTCAGGTCAGTAAAGAACGCATTGCAATTTTGCCATTGCGCGGTCATTTTAAgattttttcagcatagcatggGAGCACTCTCTGATTTGTAGGATATAAATGCGAATAGAATATCGAGGATAAATCTAGCTACTTCAAGTAGGTCTGCGGAAAGGAGCAGCGCCTAGAAACGCTTATTGCGATTTATCTTAATACCGAAGTTCGCGCGGCGGCTACAAGTTATGTAGATACATGCATCGAATGCTTACGTTTAAATGTGCGCTCATTTCTCTCGGAAACGTATCGAGGAAATGGGAAAGACAAGAACATTAACTCGCGGTTGCAAAGAACAGCGCAACGCAAGCCCAACCAGTTTTGTAATGAAACTATTGTTTTTGACAGAATCTGTACAACTCAAGTCTGAAAAAAGGACAAAACCTAGGAATTGATTATGGCTGTGTGCCTGCGCATGAAATACTCAGTAATTTGCGTAACACTTGACCAAGGGAGCTGTAGTCGCTAAATTCCCGCACTTAAGAACGCCTCAGCGTTTTCACCATCAGTTCACGCATGCGAGAAAACGCTAAGCACAAGACTGGTAATAGCTCAGTTACGCAGCTTCTACAAGATCGTCTAATCCAACGGTCATGTTTGAGCGTGGAGCATTCCACAAACAGTGCGTGGTAACGAGTGAATCACCGGCATCCATCAGAGGAATCCAACTGTAGCGCTGTCTCCACATTGCTGTCCCCTGAACGTCATCGCAGCGGCATGCGTGGAGAATGTGACGCGCGTGGTGGTCGACTTCCACTTGTGGCACTGCTTTCCAGCGAACTTGTTCGTAGGCAGCTTTTTCCTTGCGGCGCAGACTGGTCCTCGGAATTCAGTTATTTACGAACTATAGCACGTCATCCTAGGAGGTGTTAGAGCGGGCGCTCAAGGACGCCTTACTGACTGATTTTTCCGCACTGACGAAATCACGGTCAACACACTCTTCAGCGGGTGACGAATTTCAGGGGCAACAAAGTTAATGCCGCTGTTACGATGACAGCGGAAGCGGTTGAGGACTCTGCATCACAAGCAAGACAGCGTTTGGAGGAGCGAGAACTGATAAAAATATACTTTGGCTTCACTTCTTTTACTGCAGTCTCGTTTGTCACCGTAGTCTGAAGTCTGAATACTTGAATAGCCAGCGTACACATAATGAAGATTACGTGATGCCTGTGAACAATATGGCCAGCCGCTCTGACTCGAATTTCAAGGCCACATGAGTGGCAATATAGAAGCGATGCCTCTGGTATCGGTGGTTAGGAGATGCTGGCGGCAACGTGCTCTGCTCGGAGGCAGCTGAAGCCGGCACGTTGTGCACACAGTTGCCCAACTGGCTGAACAGCACAAAGTAGTTAACGCCAAAATGATTTGTGACAGTCAAATGTAAACCTCCACAGCGGCGTTCGGGCTACCGTCGGCGGATCCACGAACACGAGGCT is a window of Amblyomma americanum isolate KBUSLIRL-KWMA chromosome 4, ASM5285725v1, whole genome shotgun sequence DNA encoding:
- the LOC144129454 gene encoding uncharacterized protein LOC144129454, with protein sequence MGNILTPEGLCLDPSRVEDIVQVPPPQNRKELQLRQTTARAVNNACVLVFATHGIPAKLCSDNGPPFNNACSYSFAAQLEIARVTSSPYSPRGNSMAERTVQELKKLLTKCPFATLEFYSALLEWRNMPRDEQLKSPIQRLMGRKTRTQLPVLPQHLPVLPQPQTVPPQSVRNRLYEFREKQRIFCYRAAKRLPHLRTGSPVPVCDTIRRTWSPAVPVDPAGTPRSYTLLTDSGQELRHTREHLSSKEMQPMSDPEGTVSAESVSQPDHMAELQPEAILRRSDRLRRPPQRYPLPERRQH